Proteins encoded together in one Plasmodium vivax chromosome 6, whole genome shotgun sequence window:
- a CDS encoding hypothetical protein (encoded by transcript PVX_001640A): protein MAKTNEQQLEETISSLELDKTYKDFFANDGKSKNFDSKCTVFDGGSKKNPKARELCSNLVYYLEKIREMSTQQESNKYCGYLPYWLYDKIGKIHSPPTTKIDKVSFYEDLIKAGNEISGGKLKHACTVPKLKDVDLNELKKRKISYIYFKNLENIYNISNSKNKDNCAKYLKYLESFKISCLGCKTVKTEKILIQNFRLPLHRELLAVEQELQRDQQVQEVHLNKQV, encoded by the exons ATGGCGAAGACAAATGAGCAACAATTG GAGGAAACAATAAGTAGTTTAGAGCTTGATAAAACATATAAAGATTTCTTTGCAAATGATGGAAAAtctaaaaattttgatagTAAGTGTACTGTGTTCGATGGAggcagtaaaaaaaatccaaaagCCAGAGAACTTTGTAGTAATCTCGTAtattatttagaaaaaatacgTGAAATGAGTACGCAACAAGAATCTAATAAATATTGTGGTTATTTACcttattggttatatgataaaataggTAAAATTCATAGCCCACCGACGACCAAAATTGATAAGGTATCTTTTTATGAAGATCTTATTAAGGCAGGGAATGAGATTAGCGgtggaaaattaaaacatgcTTGTACTGTACCAAAATTAAAAGATGTTGATTtgaatgaattaaaaaaaagaaaaatttcgtatatttattttaaaaatcttgaaaatatttacaatattagTAATtccaaaaataaagataacTGTGCCaagtatttaaaatatcttGAGAGTTTTAA GATCTCTTGTCTGGGCTGCAAAACTGTAAAGACGGAAAAGATCCTTATCCAAAACTTCAGGTTGCCGCTGCATCGAGAACTGTTAGCAGTGGAACAGGAGCTGCAGCGGGACCAACAGGTGCAAGAGGTTCACCTGAACAAACAGGTCTAA
- a CDS encoding hypothetical protein, conserved (encoded by transcript PVX_001635A): MSKHIVDQVIEILKNDDVFWRKSNLYMYYDLFDNGMGSPGTTTLCNNKIKDQNFHNLCYDLEGILNNWHDICEGKESNYDKYCECLIYWLYGKIRTIKADATNIYYLYESLNSILKNKPLKNKNHACNKIYESKVYDMRVLKDKRELYDFVEIYNIIETKLKENDKNKELYCEYVQYIFELFKKVEAKGKYGVYNNEVMHFQNKFLNKDDTLESLDKLCPNMCIKSVFDKSSRTLCPSNRAVVAPVQLNTKRCESTTTEYPDKSQSGMEKYDRILKNLDADKIYEKLNNNKDIKQYCSDCNDVLALEETYPGITVLCKKLARNLRTNMSDIQNDVTNARDRCSYFIHWTYGELKKIFNINSRNIHSIPEVSKVLDVGTKINNELMLKDILDNSASIQKVFDSKAKSSQEFFRKFRENQQKAESSHLLSLIAEKLVYNSEISKHKPCFHYFDCKLDECMEMKNLHDYFKNFESMKDKIAGANNNRKLYCEYVAYIYGLYEKHEKDCCTCYFASDKCVENCPHYFKCEKKYNPYNFYSALKCDEILLGKKITKKVGKPKNINHEAIMKAENVNQHILTEKENAESAEYGDLPSDSFPSFALSVFTFLGILLMVFIFYKVTTNFYAKKGVLLRQFVC, translated from the exons ATGTCTAAACATATTGTAGATCAGGTCattgaaatattaaaaaatgat GATgttttttggagaaaatcaaatttatatatgtattatgaTCTATTCGATAATGGTATGGGTTCACCTGGCACAACTACATTATgtaataacaaaataaaagaccAGAATTTTCATAATCTGTGTTATGACCTAGAAggtattttaaataattggcACGATATTtgtgaaggaaaagaatCAAATTATGATAAGTATTGTGAATGTCTAATCTATTGGTTATACGGGAAAATAAGAACAATTAAAGCTGATgctacaaatatatattatctatATGAAAGTTTGAAttctattttgaaaaataaacctttgaaaaataagaacCATGCAtgcaataaaatatatgagtCAAAAGTGTATGATATGAGAGTGTTAAAGGATAAGAGagaattatatgattttgtagaaatttataatataattgaaactaaattgaaagaaaatgataaaaataaggaGTTATATTGCGAGTACGTACAGTacatttttgaattatttaaaaaagttgaagcgaaagggaaatatggggtatataataatgaagtTATGCATTTTCAGAACAAATTTCTGAATAAGGATGATACGTTAGAATCATTAGATAAATTGTGTCCAAACATGTGTATAAAATCCGTTTTCGATAAATCGAGTAGAACTTTATGTCCCTCGAATAGGGCAGTTGTAGCGCCAGTACAACTAAACACTAAGAGATGTGAAAGCACCACAACGGAATATCCAGATAAATCCCAATCgggaatggaaaaatac GACAGaatcttaaaaaatttagatgcagacaaaatatatgaaaaattgaacaatAACAAGGATATCAAACAATACTGTAGTGACTGTAATGATGTATTAGCATTAGAAGAAACCTACCCAGGGATTACAGTTTTGTGTAAAAAGTTAGCAAGAAATTTAAGAACAAATATGTCTGATATTCAGAATGATGTAACTAATGCCAGAGATCgctgttcatattttatcCACTGGACGTATGGtgagctaaaaaaaatatttaatataaattcgAGAAATATTCACAGCATACCGGAAGTTTCCAAAGTGCTTGATGTAGGAACTAAAATCAACAATGAGTTAATGCTAAAAGATATTCTTGACAATTCTGCATCGATACAGAAGGTGTTTGATTCTAAAGCTAAGTCATCACAAgaattttttagaaaatttaGAGAAAACCAACAAAAGGCTGAAAGTTCCCACTTGTTAAGCTTAATAGCAGAAAAATTAGTGTACAATAGTGAAATATCTAAACATAAGCCCTGTTTCCATTACTTTGATTGTAAATTAGACGAATGtatggaaatgaaaaatttgcatgattattttaagaatttCGAGAGCATGAAAGACAAAATAGCAGGAGCTAATAACAATAGGAAATTGTATTGCGAGTATGTCGCTTATATATATGGGTTGTACGAAAAGCATGAAAAAGATTGCTGCACTTGTTACTTCGCTTCAGATAAGTGTGTTGAAAATTGTCcacattattttaaatgtgagAAAAAGTATAACCCATACAACTTTTATTCAGCATTAAAATGCGACGAAATTCTACTTGGGAAAAAGATCACAAAAAAAGTAGGTAAACctaaaaatattaatcaCGAAGCTATAATGAAAGCTGAAAATGTTAATCAGCATATTTTAACTGAAAAAGAGAATGCAGAAAGTGCTGAATATGGAGATTTGCCATCGGATTCCTTCCCTTCATTTGCATTGTCTGTCTTCACCTTCTTGGGAATATTGTTGatggttttcattttttacaaagtaaCTACCAATTTTTATGCTAAAAAGGGCGTTCTCCTCCGTCAATTCGTATGCTAA
- a CDS encoding hypothetical protein (encoded by transcript PVX_001630A), with protein MPDISFSTVRRDVTTNVDLGCLNVSDDIERELRDKISLLDRSNGTDDFRQKCEEINNFLDEQKDVYKVCYQHSYKQRLWYIPKIIEELLSKSTKYPKCPQRWTSEPEKATKLTVKEEKSHDKNEKPETKTKAENVSELPQNSAIPRSADATPDLGTEQKADRPNASPAVEALPPNQSSSHDSQITEENAVKYAIIIYVNEDSLVLPNVPDNHALGDTKFCVGNFDKVEKDDTLCYGDGSVKYVTLEHEPDDENPDDYVTFKLLSKLSSHNPDNKSRPTNIPQPNNCIANSQLAASTPLPSVEPH; from the coding sequence ATGCCTGATATAAGTTTTTCGACTGTTAGAAGAGATGTAACTACTAATGTTGACCTAGGCTGTTTAAATGTAAGTGATGATATTGAACGTGAACTTCGTGATAAAATTTCGTTATTGGACCGTTCAAATGGTACTGATGACTTTCGTCAgaaatgtgaagaaataaataattttttagatGAACAAAAGGATGTTTATAAGGTGTGTTATCAACACAGTTACAAACAAAGGTTGTGGTATATTCCGAAAATAATCGAGGAATTATTATCAAAATCTACGAAATATCCTAAATGTCCTCAACGATGGACATCGGAACCAGAAAAAGCCACTAAATTGACAgttaaagaggaaaaatcacatgataaaaatgaaaaacctgaaacaaaaacaaaagcaGAAAATGTTTCTGAATTACCTCAAAACTCTGCAATACCAAGAAGTGCAGATGCAACTCCTGATTTAGGAACTGAACAAAAAGCAGATCGTCCTAATGCATCTCCTGCTGTTGAGGCGCTTCCCCCAAATCAATCTTCTTCACATGATTCCCAAATTACAGAGGAAAATGCTGTTAAATATgctattataatatatgttaatgaGGATAGTCTAGTTTTACCCAACGTGCCTGACAATCATGCGTTGGGTGATACGAAATTTTGTGTTGGAAATTTTGATAAGGTTGAAAAAGATGATACGTTATGTTATGGTGATGGGTCTGTTAAATATGTAACACTCGAACATGAACCAGATGATGAAAATCCTGATGATTATGTTACATTTAAGCTACTTTCTAAATTAAGTTCACATAATCCAGATAATAAATCTAGACCAACAAATATCCCTCAGCCGAATAACTGCATTGCTAATTCTCAGCTAGCTGCTTCCACGCCACTCCCATCTGTTGAACCTCATTGA
- a CDS encoding variable surface protein Vir12-related (encoded by transcript PVX_001645A) has product MGNPEAATAPTTNKWDSVLKGLASHKIYEDFDKEDDRGNKYDDVCKIEIDGKIRYTEFREICNKFAKNLEDIFCNKYGEKTINYCILLEYWVYEQIKKIPKTGEKKNEIFFLTEKLKKVQYSIKKNCSENFECYDYYNDYFGDWKDEKELYEYFLNFDEIDSNIDKKEDVNENYKRYLKHILDLYKKKKKSGCCNIKYYHLCDHYFRCNPKYDPEVLLSKLGEPKGENPPSKSDKDGIDVSAEIGENKKYVDAYGKHIQPTRTDVVIPDVPLGWHKRKDKSKSRIQNVRCLMNYTAKNSKYALVSCYNFGKGYPDVEHIFRPTKEEDAFFSELKNKGKGHYDNLSSSVVYRKSFPEGSNKNERGATQPNITAVMPASIHGYSPLGQLIKEEQDEYTEEPQKSRAFTYRFAPTARSYLNEEEFNKIPCIYIKINENGTKECVKKEDLDKIKVFTDKELQNLGTEETVATSPATDSHADESLVFFETIGDSMFKTPMFRGATLAVLLAGMVFVFFIYYKVYNSYKMCAYIN; this is encoded by the exons ATGGGAAACCCAGAGGCAGCGACGGCGCCAACCACCAATAAATGG gATAGTGTACTGAAAGGGTTAGCTtcacataaaatatatgaagacTTCGATAAAGAAGATGATAGAGGCAATAAGTATGATGACGTATGTAAAATAGAAATAGATGGGAAAATAAGATATACTGAATTTCGTGAaatttgtaataaatttGCTAAGAACTTGGAAGATATATTTTGCAATAAATACGGGGAAAAAACCATTAATTACTGCATATTACTGGAATACTGGGtgtatgaacaaataaaaaaaatacctaaAACtggtgaaaagaaaaatgaaatattttttcttacggaaaaactaaaaaagGTGCAGTActccattaaaaaaaattgttctgaaaattttgaatgcTACGATTATTATAATGACTATTTCGGTGATTGGAAAGACGAGAAAGAgctatatgaatattttttaaattttgatGAAATTGATAGTAATATTGATAAGAAGGAGGatgtaaatgaaaattataaaaggtACTTGAAGCATATTTTGGatctatataaaaaaaaaaaaaaaagtggttGTTGtaacattaaatattatcaCCTTTGTGATCATTATTTTAGATGTAATCCAAAGTATGATCCAGAGGTGCTCTTATCAAAGTTAGGAGAaccaaaaggagaaaatccTCCTTCAAAATCAGATAAAGATGGTATAGATGTCTCTGCAGAAAtaggtgaaaataaaaaatatgtagatGCATATGGAAAACATATACAACCAACTCGAACTGATGTTGTCATCCCTGATGTGCCACTTGGATGgcataaaagaaaagacaaATCTAAATCGAGAATTCAAAACGTTAGATGTCTTATGAATTATACAGCTAAGAATAGTAAATATGCATTGGTTTCGTGTTATAACTTTGGAAAAGGATACCCGGATGTTGAGCATATATTTAGACCTACAAAGGAAGAggatgcttttttttctgaattaaaaaacaaaggaaaaGGACACTATGATAATCTAAGTTCTAGTGTAGTCTATAGGAAATCATTTCCTGAAggttcaaataaaaatgagagaGGTGCCACACAACCTAATATTACTGCAGTGATGCCGGCATCGATACATGGATACAGCCCCCTAGGACAATTAATAAAGGAAGAACAGGATGAGTATACTGAAGAACCTCAAAAGAGTCGCGCGTTTACATATAGATTTGCACCAACAGCCAGAAGTTATCTCAATGAAGAAGAATTCAATAAAATACcttgtatttatattaaaataaatgagaaTGGAACAAAAGAgtgtgtaaaaaaggaagacttggataaaattaaagtttTTACAGATAAAGAACTTCAGAATTTAGGTACTGAAGAAACTGTTGCCACGTCTCCTGCAACAGATTCTCATGCAGACGAATCTctcgttttttttgagaCAATAGGGGATAGTATGTTCAAAACACCTATGTTCCGGGGTGCTACCTTAGCAGTATTATTAGCAGGAATggttttcgttttttttatttattacaagGTATATAATAGTtataaaatgtgtgcatACATAAATTAG